A stretch of Imperialibacter roseus DNA encodes these proteins:
- a CDS encoding MBL fold metallo-hydrolase — protein MYFQHVYDKSLAQASYFIGCQKEGVAIVIDPKRDVDTYIEIARQNKMKITHIAETHIHADFLSGSRELAALTGAEMYLSDEGGEGWQYEFPHVGLNDGTIFKVGNLKFEVLHTPGHTPESITFLLTDVPASDKPVMMFTGDFVFVGDVGRPDLLEEAAGIKGTKEVGAKQMFKSVERFRQLAEYIQVWPGHGAGSACGKALGAVPSTTVGYEKVRNWALQHENDEPGFVKYLLEDQPEPPKYFAMMKKLNKVDRKLMTEVPALKKLSKEDFKAAMDKGIKVIDTRMKTDFAKGFIPGSINIQGNNAFATWMGWIVSYDEPFILIADEATHDDLTRKLMRIGLDNIYGYVPGVEVWEELGNKLEKASVISLDEFKDILKTNHTQVVDLRGAAEYKTGHIKGTDNVFIGTLEKNLDKIKKDQQVIIHCQSGDRSSIGYSILAKNGFKNVKNYSGGMGEWANAGEPVVTNN, from the coding sequence ATGTATTTCCAGCACGTATACGACAAATCACTCGCCCAGGCCAGCTATTTCATTGGGTGCCAGAAAGAAGGTGTAGCTATTGTTATTGACCCCAAGAGGGACGTTGACACCTACATTGAGATCGCCCGGCAAAATAAGATGAAGATAACCCACATAGCAGAAACGCACATACATGCCGACTTCCTTTCGGGATCAAGAGAGTTAGCCGCTCTTACTGGTGCCGAAATGTATCTTTCCGACGAAGGAGGAGAAGGCTGGCAGTATGAATTCCCTCATGTCGGGTTAAATGATGGTACTATTTTCAAAGTTGGCAACCTGAAGTTTGAAGTATTGCATACACCAGGCCATACACCAGAGAGCATCACCTTCCTGCTAACCGATGTCCCCGCCAGTGATAAGCCCGTAATGATGTTCACCGGCGACTTTGTATTTGTTGGCGATGTAGGAAGACCCGATTTACTTGAAGAAGCTGCCGGTATCAAAGGAACCAAGGAAGTGGGTGCAAAGCAGATGTTCAAATCTGTTGAGCGTTTCCGTCAACTGGCGGAGTACATTCAGGTGTGGCCCGGCCATGGCGCAGGTTCTGCATGTGGCAAAGCCCTCGGTGCCGTTCCTAGTACCACAGTAGGCTATGAAAAAGTAAGGAACTGGGCGCTTCAGCATGAAAATGATGAGCCTGGATTTGTGAAATACTTGCTGGAAGATCAGCCGGAGCCCCCCAAGTACTTTGCGATGATGAAAAAGCTGAACAAGGTCGACAGAAAGCTGATGACTGAGGTGCCAGCACTGAAAAAACTATCCAAAGAGGATTTCAAGGCAGCCATGGACAAGGGCATTAAGGTCATTGACACCCGAATGAAAACTGATTTTGCCAAGGGCTTCATCCCGGGATCTATCAATATTCAAGGCAACAATGCTTTTGCCACCTGGATGGGCTGGATAGTTTCATACGACGAGCCATTTATCCTTATTGCGGATGAAGCTACTCACGATGACCTTACCCGTAAACTAATGCGCATAGGCCTCGATAATATTTACGGGTACGTTCCTGGTGTTGAAGTTTGGGAAGAACTAGGCAACAAACTTGAAAAAGCGAGTGTGATCTCACTCGATGAGTTCAAAGACATCCTGAAAACAAACCACACCCAGGTAGTGGATTTGCGTGGAGCCGCTGAGTACAAAACAGGACATATTAAAGGAACAGACAATGTGTTCATCGGGACGCTGGAGAAGAACCTTGACAAGATCAAAAAAGACCAGCAGGTAATTATCCACTGTCAGTCGGGCGACCGGTCTTCGATTGGTTACTCAATCCTGGCTAAAAACGGCTTCAAAAATGTGAAGAACTATTCAGGCGGCATGGGTGAATGGGCGAATGCCGGTGAGCCCGTTGTTACCAACAATTAA
- a CDS encoding OprD family outer membrane porin has product MHRIFLITTFLLTTLGLASAYARQTDPAWLSGELSFEKKAAADTLNTKLHSYGTFEGHLRSFSMATVNHNDFPDYYAQGVGVGLGYYSPVIKNFQVAVSGFFTYNLASSSLGNQPPFNNRYEVGLFDVLNPDNRSDLGRVENLYLRYVLSAKSKSYIQIGKFGLKTPMINPQDGRMMPNLQEGVWADINEWKKVKLKGGWLWRTSPRSTVRWLSIDESIGVYPVGRAVNGARAEYAGHLSLPGIAIAGFTYLPNKNLQVSAWNYTIPKLFTTSLLNGEWTKETNASKWSLGGQYLFQQSMYQADLPIEQQYISEGEQAHAFGLKIGRTNLSTKTGWSLNYTRIAATGRFLFPREWGIEPFFTFMNRERMEGAGDVHAVTVKNTQFLDENKRLSLQSMAGVFSMPALDSPALNKYNMPSFYQLNMRAKYNFGGFLYGLQADLMYVYKGALEKDLPETPANFHNKVDMHHISLVFDYNF; this is encoded by the coding sequence ATGCATCGTATATTTTTGATTACCACATTTTTACTGACAACGCTAGGGTTAGCGTCAGCCTATGCACGACAGACCGATCCGGCCTGGCTTTCCGGGGAGCTCAGTTTTGAGAAAAAGGCAGCAGCAGATACTCTTAACACAAAGCTCCACTCCTATGGAACCTTTGAAGGCCACCTAAGAAGCTTTTCGATGGCCACTGTCAACCACAACGACTTCCCTGACTACTATGCCCAGGGTGTTGGCGTTGGTTTGGGCTACTATTCTCCGGTGATTAAAAATTTCCAGGTAGCCGTAAGTGGCTTCTTTACCTACAACCTGGCATCCAGCAGTTTGGGCAATCAGCCCCCGTTCAATAACCGTTACGAGGTAGGCTTGTTTGATGTATTGAATCCCGACAATCGCAGTGACCTTGGCAGGGTGGAGAACCTGTATCTGCGATACGTTCTGTCAGCAAAAAGCAAATCTTACATTCAGATTGGCAAGTTTGGGTTAAAAACGCCGATGATAAATCCTCAGGATGGCAGAATGATGCCCAACCTTCAGGAGGGTGTTTGGGCCGATATAAACGAGTGGAAGAAGGTTAAGCTGAAGGGTGGATGGCTGTGGCGCACCTCACCCCGAAGCACCGTGCGGTGGCTCAGTATCGATGAGTCGATAGGTGTTTACCCAGTAGGCAGGGCTGTTAACGGCGCTAGGGCTGAGTATGCCGGACATCTCAGCTTGCCTGGAATAGCCATCGCAGGCTTTACCTATCTACCCAATAAAAACTTGCAGGTGAGTGCCTGGAACTATACAATACCAAAACTATTCACGACCAGTTTACTTAACGGAGAATGGACAAAAGAGACAAACGCTTCGAAATGGTCTCTTGGAGGACAGTACCTTTTCCAGCAGTCTATGTACCAGGCCGATCTGCCTATCGAACAACAGTACATCAGCGAGGGTGAGCAGGCACATGCCTTTGGTTTGAAAATAGGCCGGACCAACCTTTCAACCAAAACGGGATGGAGCCTGAACTATACCCGAATTGCGGCAACGGGGCGCTTTCTGTTTCCTAGGGAATGGGGCATTGAACCCTTTTTCACATTTATGAACCGGGAAAGGATGGAAGGCGCTGGAGACGTTCATGCTGTGACGGTCAAAAACACGCAGTTTTTGGATGAGAACAAAAGGCTTTCTCTTCAAAGTATGGCTGGAGTTTTCAGCATGCCCGCTTTAGATTCTCCTGCATTGAATAAGTACAATATGCCCAGCTTTTATCAATTAAATATGAGGGCCAAATACAACTTCGGGGGATTTCTTTATGGCTTGCAAGCCGACCTTATGTATGTCTACAAAGGCGCTCTTGAAAAAGACTTACCAGAAACACCAGCTAATTTTCACAACAAAGTAGACATGCATCACATTTCGCTGGTGTTTGACTACAATTTCTAA
- a CDS encoding GIY-YIG nuclease family protein, with the protein MQYVYILRCADGDLYTGCTANVEERLARHNAGYVPATKSRLPVTLLTYIAFAEQHKAFAFEKYLKTGSGRAFLNKRLI; encoded by the coding sequence ATGCAATACGTTTACATTTTGAGGTGTGCTGATGGAGATTTGTATACTGGATGCACGGCTAATGTAGAAGAGCGTCTGGCCCGGCACAATGCTGGTTATGTCCCCGCCACCAAATCCCGGCTGCCTGTTACACTTTTAACCTATATTGCCTTCGCTGAACAACACAAAGCTTTTGCGTTTGAAAAGTATCTTAAGACTGGATCAGGCAGAGCTTTTCTGAACAAGAGATTGATTTAG
- a CDS encoding sulfite exporter TauE/SafE family protein, which yields MELIGFSASVIMGLSLGLIGGGGSILTVPILVYLFGVDPVASTAYSLFVVGLTSLVGSVSHFKKGNVDLKTAFIFGLPAIISVYSVRKFLVPAIPDTIMTIGSFTLTKSLFVMVLFATLMLLASISMIRKPKKKEEEQSDTHYNYLIILAEGLLVGGITGLVGAGGGFLIIPALVLMAGLPMKKAVGTSLLIIAMKSLIGFTGDLSGALIIDYKFMLIFSAFAIVGIFAGSYLTKFIPNEKLKPVFGYFVLIMGFYILGKELLF from the coding sequence ATGGAATTAATTGGATTTTCGGCCTCAGTCATCATGGGACTATCACTGGGGCTTATTGGCGGGGGAGGCTCCATTCTAACAGTGCCAATCCTTGTTTATCTCTTTGGTGTGGATCCGGTGGCTTCAACAGCCTACTCGCTCTTCGTCGTGGGACTAACAAGTTTGGTAGGATCAGTCAGTCACTTCAAAAAAGGCAATGTGGATTTAAAAACCGCATTCATCTTTGGGCTGCCGGCCATCATTTCTGTTTACAGCGTACGCAAGTTTCTGGTACCGGCCATTCCGGACACCATCATGACGATTGGGTCATTTACCTTGACAAAATCACTATTTGTGATGGTGTTATTCGCAACCCTCATGCTGTTGGCGTCCATCTCAATGATCAGAAAGCCCAAGAAGAAGGAAGAGGAGCAATCAGACACGCATTATAACTACCTCATCATTCTTGCTGAAGGGCTGTTGGTGGGAGGTATAACGGGACTCGTAGGAGCCGGAGGCGGCTTCCTGATCATTCCGGCGCTGGTTTTGATGGCTGGTTTGCCGATGAAAAAAGCAGTCGGGACATCGCTCCTCATTATAGCAATGAAGTCACTGATCGGGTTTACTGGCGACCTAAGCGGAGCACTCATCATCGACTACAAATTCATGCTGATCTTCTCGGCTTTTGCTATCGTGGGCATATTTGCGGGTAGTTATCTCACCAAGTTTATCCCTAATGAAAAGCTCAAGCCGGTATTCGGATACTTCGTGTTGATCATGGGCTTTTACATCCTCGGAAAGGAACTTCTTTTCTAA
- a CDS encoding DUF6691 family protein: protein MKNSTQISDTQTVTIEHPIECEAPNDQISEDNHFTSNIKYLIVGLAFGIVFVKAEIISWYRIQEMFRLHSFHMYGVIGTAVVVGILSVWAIKKFKINTLQGEKVVFHDKKFHWGNVIGALIFGLGWAITGACPGPLYAQIGSGFSVVTVTLISAIAGTWVYGLLRDKLPH from the coding sequence ATGAAAAACTCAACTCAGATCTCAGACACGCAAACCGTAACCATAGAGCATCCCATTGAATGCGAAGCACCCAATGACCAAATCTCAGAGGACAACCACTTTACATCCAATATCAAGTACCTTATTGTCGGTCTGGCATTTGGTATTGTCTTCGTAAAGGCTGAAATCATCTCCTGGTATAGAATTCAGGAAATGTTCCGGTTGCACTCCTTTCACATGTACGGCGTGATAGGAACTGCTGTAGTCGTAGGTATTCTCTCTGTTTGGGCTATAAAAAAATTCAAGATCAATACCCTACAGGGAGAAAAAGTAGTTTTTCACGACAAGAAATTTCACTGGGGCAACGTCATCGGTGCGTTGATATTTGGTCTTGGTTGGGCCATTACCGGCGCCTGCCCTGGTCCGCTTTACGCCCAAATAGGCAGCGGTTTTTCTGTCGTGACAGTTACGCTTATTAGCGCAATAGCCGGCACATGGGTGTATGGGCTACTACGTGACAAACTACCTCATTAA
- a CDS encoding MFS transporter → MQLGLKENWRQFTLLVLVNAFVGGMVGLERTVVPLVGTEEFGIGSEMIIFSFIIAFGVVKAITNLVSGVLADQLTRKKVLILGWLVGIPVPFLLGWGPAWNWIILANVLLGISQGLAWSMTVNMKIDLVGPARRGLAMGLNEAAGYGAVGITALLTGYIASSYGLRPEPFYIGIFYTAAGLIISVFLIKDTRGHAQMEAAQLKKTNADESENKPNLLWVFGETSWRNKTLFSVSQAGLINNLNDGMSWGVFPLLFASVGVGIEGIGWIKAVYPVVWGLGQVITGPLADRIGRKPLIVWGMMVQAIGHVVIGFGASFPLFTGLAGSVLLGIGTAMVYPALLAAVSDAAHPSWRASSVGVYRFWRDMGYAAGALMAGIVASFLGLTWAVHVAGLLTFCSGLLVWRKMKETWNRYYCHGFEIASHEPLFTPTPNQDD, encoded by the coding sequence ATGCAATTGGGCTTAAAAGAAAACTGGAGACAATTCACGCTGTTGGTTTTGGTCAACGCATTCGTGGGTGGAATGGTGGGCCTGGAGAGAACGGTGGTCCCACTCGTCGGCACTGAGGAATTTGGCATTGGCTCCGAGATGATTATTTTTTCTTTCATCATCGCTTTTGGTGTGGTTAAGGCCATTACAAACCTCGTTTCTGGTGTGCTGGCTGACCAGCTCACTAGAAAAAAAGTGCTAATACTTGGCTGGTTGGTAGGAATTCCTGTCCCATTCCTATTGGGCTGGGGGCCAGCGTGGAACTGGATTATTTTAGCAAATGTGCTTTTGGGTATCAGCCAGGGCCTGGCCTGGTCAATGACGGTCAACATGAAGATCGATCTGGTTGGACCTGCAAGAAGAGGACTGGCTATGGGCTTGAACGAAGCCGCCGGCTATGGCGCCGTAGGGATAACAGCGCTGCTCACGGGATACATTGCTTCGTCGTATGGTCTGCGACCTGAACCATTCTACATAGGCATCTTTTACACAGCAGCTGGTCTGATTATTTCTGTGTTTCTGATTAAGGACACCAGAGGCCATGCACAAATGGAAGCTGCACAACTAAAAAAAACCAATGCCGACGAAAGTGAGAACAAGCCCAATCTGCTATGGGTGTTTGGTGAAACTAGCTGGCGCAATAAAACCTTGTTTTCAGTTTCCCAAGCAGGCTTGATCAATAATTTAAACGATGGCATGTCATGGGGTGTGTTTCCGTTGCTCTTTGCATCAGTGGGTGTGGGAATAGAGGGCATAGGCTGGATCAAGGCGGTTTACCCCGTCGTGTGGGGCCTCGGTCAGGTGATCACCGGCCCATTGGCTGACAGGATTGGAAGAAAACCATTGATCGTTTGGGGCATGATGGTTCAGGCTATTGGTCACGTCGTTATTGGCTTTGGTGCCTCATTTCCACTTTTTACCGGCCTGGCGGGTTCTGTATTGCTGGGCATTGGCACGGCAATGGTTTATCCAGCCCTATTGGCAGCAGTGAGTGATGCAGCGCACCCCTCATGGAGGGCTTCCTCTGTAGGCGTCTACCGTTTTTGGAGAGACATGGGCTATGCCGCTGGAGCTTTAATGGCAGGCATTGTTGCCTCTTTCTTAGGGCTAACATGGGCTGTACATGTGGCCGGGCTGCTTACTTTTTGCTCAGGACTTCTGGTTTGGAGGAAAATGAAAGAAACATGGAATAGATACTATTGCCACGGATTTGAAATTGCAAGTCACGAGCCACTCTTTACGCCCACTCCAAATCAAGATGACTAA
- a CDS encoding VPS10 domain-containing protein, protein MKHLRLLLLLLVSASMSYGQNLDSVFQTLKFRNIGPFRGGRSVTASGVVGDPLTYYMGTTGGGVWKTDDAGAYWKNISDGFFEMGSVGAVSVSESDPNVVYVGMGEHAPRGVMTSYGDGMYKSTDAGKTWKKIGLEKTQHIARVVIHPKNPDIVYVAAQGALHGPTQDRGIYKTTDGGVTWTKVLYVNDLTGCSELSMDMSNPQVLYATMWHHQRMPWQVVSGGPGSGVYKSSDGGATWEKIHKGLPKEMGKMAISVSRANPEKVFLLMESDSDKELGGLFVSGDAGKNWNKVSGDHRLLQRAWYYIEVFTDPQDENTVYVLSAQALRSIDGGKTWETLSTSHGDHHDLWINPNNSKNMVLADDGGAAITFNRAESWTTLDNMPTAQFYRINVDNEFPYNIYAGQQDNSSVKIASMSLGSYSIGERDWTRSAGGESAFLAFDPDDPRYVMGGSYLGTIEILDMKSKAGTGVMAAPIQYLSMAARDMKYLYDWNAPIIWSKHEPGTFYHGAQYLLRTRDKGVTWEEVSPDLTRNIDEKQGKGGGPYTVEAVGAENYGALSYVIESPHEKGVIWTGSNDGFVHVTRDNGASWINVTPKGLAECLINAIEVSPHDKATAYIATTRYKFNDYTPAIYKTTDYGKTWINISKGIPYGSFTRVVREDEAKKGLLYAGTEKGLYISWNDGASWQPFQLNLPITPIMDLKVKEGDLVVATSGRSFWILDDLGVLGQYSGLTNSLKLYKPDDAVIGNWGSPLNRTSAEFDGTNLLEGVNPANGVIIYYELPKLADSVAVTLEIRDAQGNLVRTLSSEKDPKFQSYPGGPSPEPTISKSKGINRFVWDMRYATMIGAPSAYVEGGYRGHKASPGTYSITLKYPGKEAKSECKILPNPLYETTPATYAEYHTFMTGMESSLNEMHKKVNTVLDLRSQIEGVLKDLPAGESFVALKTDGEALVAKMKAWDEDMVQRKSKAYDDVENFPNKFTANFLFLVNATESDIPRVNQPNRDQLRVLMEEWAQLKGRADELINTDAPAFNRRLWEAGIGAVRVTKD, encoded by the coding sequence ATGAAGCATCTCAGGCTACTCCTGCTGCTGTTAGTTTCGGCATCTATGTCGTACGGCCAAAACCTTGACAGCGTCTTTCAAACCTTAAAATTCCGAAATATTGGGCCTTTCCGTGGAGGTCGTTCAGTAACCGCCAGTGGCGTAGTTGGCGACCCGCTCACCTATTACATGGGTACCACTGGTGGAGGCGTTTGGAAAACCGACGATGCCGGTGCCTATTGGAAAAATATATCTGACGGTTTTTTTGAAATGGGTTCAGTAGGAGCTGTCTCTGTTTCGGAAAGTGACCCCAATGTGGTTTATGTCGGCATGGGTGAGCATGCGCCGAGAGGTGTGATGACGTCTTACGGCGACGGCATGTACAAGTCGACCGACGCAGGCAAGACCTGGAAGAAAATAGGGCTGGAAAAAACGCAGCACATTGCCAGGGTTGTCATTCATCCTAAGAACCCTGACATCGTTTACGTGGCAGCTCAAGGAGCCCTGCACGGGCCAACACAGGACAGGGGAATTTACAAAACCACGGACGGCGGAGTGACATGGACAAAGGTATTGTACGTGAATGACCTCACCGGTTGCTCCGAGCTTTCTATGGACATGAGCAATCCGCAGGTGCTGTACGCCACCATGTGGCACCACCAGCGCATGCCCTGGCAGGTGGTGAGCGGAGGCCCCGGTAGTGGCGTCTATAAATCAAGCGACGGTGGAGCTACCTGGGAGAAGATACACAAAGGCTTGCCAAAGGAAATGGGTAAAATGGCAATATCGGTGAGCAGAGCCAATCCCGAAAAAGTATTTCTGCTGATGGAAAGCGACTCTGATAAGGAGCTGGGAGGCTTGTTTGTGTCAGGAGATGCCGGCAAGAATTGGAACAAAGTAAGCGGCGACCACCGGTTGCTGCAAAGAGCGTGGTACTATATTGAAGTCTTTACCGACCCGCAGGATGAAAACACAGTGTATGTGCTAAGCGCTCAGGCCTTGCGTTCAATTGATGGTGGTAAAACCTGGGAAACGCTTTCTACTTCACATGGAGATCACCATGACTTGTGGATCAATCCGAATAACTCCAAAAACATGGTGTTGGCAGACGATGGAGGAGCTGCCATCACCTTCAACCGGGCAGAAAGCTGGACGACACTGGACAATATGCCAACGGCCCAGTTTTACCGAATCAACGTTGACAACGAGTTTCCTTACAATATTTACGCTGGCCAGCAGGACAACAGTTCCGTGAAAATCGCCAGCATGTCCTTAGGTTCTTACAGCATTGGCGAAAGAGATTGGACAAGATCGGCCGGCGGTGAAAGTGCCTTTCTGGCTTTTGACCCCGACGACCCACGCTACGTAATGGGAGGCAGCTACCTCGGCACCATTGAGATACTGGACATGAAATCCAAAGCGGGAACTGGAGTGATGGCCGCACCGATACAATATTTGAGTATGGCAGCCCGTGATATGAAATACCTTTATGACTGGAATGCGCCGATCATCTGGTCGAAACATGAGCCGGGCACGTTTTACCATGGTGCGCAATACCTGCTGAGAACGAGAGACAAAGGCGTTACCTGGGAAGAAGTTTCTCCTGATTTGACGAGGAATATTGACGAAAAGCAGGGTAAAGGCGGAGGCCCTTATACCGTTGAAGCTGTAGGTGCAGAGAACTACGGTGCGCTTAGTTACGTGATCGAATCACCGCACGAAAAAGGCGTGATCTGGACAGGCAGCAACGATGGTTTTGTGCATGTAACCAGAGACAATGGTGCCAGCTGGATCAACGTAACACCTAAGGGTTTGGCAGAATGTCTGATCAATGCAATTGAGGTATCTCCGCACGATAAGGCTACAGCTTATATCGCAACAACCAGATACAAGTTCAACGACTACACGCCTGCTATTTATAAAACCACGGACTATGGCAAAACCTGGATCAATATCAGCAAAGGCATTCCTTATGGTTCTTTCACAAGAGTAGTGCGGGAAGACGAGGCCAAAAAAGGTCTGCTCTATGCCGGTACCGAAAAGGGCCTCTATATATCGTGGAATGATGGAGCTTCCTGGCAGCCTTTCCAGCTCAATCTTCCTATCACGCCAATCATGGATTTGAAAGTGAAAGAGGGCGACCTCGTAGTGGCTACCTCCGGAAGATCTTTCTGGATATTGGATGACCTTGGTGTGCTTGGCCAGTATAGTGGTCTGACCAATTCGCTCAAGCTCTACAAACCCGACGATGCGGTGATTGGCAATTGGGGAAGCCCTTTGAACCGCACCTCGGCTGAATTTGATGGCACCAACTTGCTGGAAGGCGTGAATCCTGCTAATGGCGTCATTATCTACTACGAACTACCGAAGCTGGCCGATTCTGTCGCAGTAACGCTTGAAATAAGAGATGCTCAGGGCAACCTTGTGCGTACGCTTAGCTCCGAAAAGGATCCAAAGTTTCAGTCATACCCCGGTGGCCCTTCTCCAGAACCTACAATTTCAAAGTCTAAGGGGATCAACAGATTTGTGTGGGATATGCGCTATGCAACGATGATAGGCGCACCAAGTGCCTATGTAGAAGGAGGTTACAGAGGGCACAAGGCTTCGCCGGGCACTTACTCTATCACCTTGAAATACCCAGGCAAGGAGGCAAAAAGCGAGTGCAAAATCCTTCCCAACCCGCTCTATGAAACCACGCCTGCCACTTATGCTGAATACCACACGTTCATGACGGGCATGGAGAGCAGTTTGAATGAGATGCACAAGAAAGTCAATACAGTGCTTGACCTAAGAAGTCAGATCGAAGGCGTGCTAAAAGATTTGCCCGCAGGTGAATCATTTGTAGCTCTAAAGACGGACGGCGAGGCCCTGGTTGCCAAAATGAAAGCCTGGGATGAAGACATGGTGCAGCGCAAATCGAAGGCATACGACGATGTGGAGAACTTCCCTAACAAGTTCACTGCCAACTTCCTCTTCCTGGTCAATGCCACCGAGAGCGATATTCCGAGGGTTAATCAACCCAATAGAGACCAACTCAGGGTGCTGATGGAGGAATGGGCTCAACTGAAGGGGCGGGCCGATGAATTGATAAATACCGATGCTCCTGCCTTCAACAGGCGCCTATGGGAGGCGGGCATAGGAGCCGTGAGGGTTACCAAAGACTAA
- a CDS encoding YeeE/YedE family protein — MSLFEIILQPWPWYVAGALIGLTVPTLLLLGNKHFGVSSSLRHICAACAPASIPFFQYNWKKESWNLFFVGGVLLGGLVASVWLSNPQPIQVAPATVADLKSLNITVDNNLMPASIFTIDNLLTLKGLFFFVIGGFMVGFGTRYGGGCTSGHAIMGLSNLQWPSLVATCCFMVGGFAMVHLVFPWLFQLIA; from the coding sequence ATGAGTTTATTTGAAATCATTCTTCAACCGTGGCCGTGGTACGTAGCGGGCGCTTTAATTGGCCTTACCGTACCAACACTATTGCTGCTTGGGAACAAGCATTTTGGCGTGTCTTCTTCTCTTCGTCACATTTGCGCAGCCTGTGCTCCTGCCAGCATCCCCTTTTTTCAATACAATTGGAAAAAAGAAAGCTGGAACCTCTTTTTTGTAGGCGGAGTGCTGCTGGGTGGTTTGGTGGCGTCGGTTTGGCTTAGCAACCCTCAACCGATCCAAGTAGCTCCTGCCACAGTTGCCGATCTCAAGTCCCTCAACATCACAGTCGACAACAATTTGATGCCAGCCTCCATTTTCACCATCGATAACCTATTAACACTCAAAGGACTCTTCTTCTTTGTCATCGGCGGGTTCATGGTAGGCTTCGGCACACGCTATGGTGGCGGCTGCACATCCGGACATGCCATCATGGGCCTGTCTAACCTGCAATGGCCATCGTTGGTAGCCACTTGCTGTTTCATGGTTGGTGGCTTTGCAATGGTTCACCTCGTCTTTCCATGGCTCTTTCAACTTATTGCTTAA
- a CDS encoding c-type cytochrome produces MNQPSFNPKQIISLLNLLIVAVLLLLMASGGLIASLMIKPAKLPAVAATPSTAKKTIQPASAKSSTLWEAPLESSLPAGSKGEMIRYGKELIAHTSLYLGPKGKVAQISNGLNCQNCHLQAGTKPFGNNYGGVASTYPQVRARSGRETSIAGRVNGCFERSLNGRPLKEDSKEMQAIVAYIKWLGQDVEKGKKPEGAGLVTLAYLDEPANPAAGKLLYEQKCVVCHMENGAGLANGDGTEYVYPPLWGAHSYNQGAGLYRLSKFAGYIKANMPFGATYDSPQLSDEEAWHIAAYVNSLPRPSKDLSKDWPDISKKPIDHPFGPYTDGFEEEQHKYGPFKPIEEKRRGQAVSN; encoded by the coding sequence ATGAACCAGCCATCGTTTAACCCAAAACAAATAATCAGTTTACTGAATTTACTGATTGTCGCCGTGCTATTGTTGCTGATGGCATCAGGTGGCCTCATTGCCTCCCTGATGATCAAGCCCGCCAAGTTGCCGGCAGTGGCAGCCACTCCGTCCACAGCCAAAAAGACTATTCAACCCGCTAGTGCCAAGTCAAGCACGCTTTGGGAGGCACCGCTTGAAAGTAGCCTTCCGGCAGGAAGCAAGGGGGAGATGATTCGCTATGGCAAAGAGCTGATTGCTCATACTTCTCTTTACCTGGGCCCGAAAGGAAAAGTGGCACAAATCAGTAACGGTTTAAACTGTCAAAACTGTCATCTTCAGGCAGGCACCAAGCCTTTTGGCAATAACTATGGTGGTGTAGCCAGCACCTACCCTCAAGTGAGGGCCCGGTCAGGTAGGGAAACAAGTATCGCCGGCAGGGTCAACGGTTGCTTTGAGCGAAGTCTCAACGGACGGCCTTTGAAAGAAGATAGCAAAGAGATGCAGGCCATTGTTGCCTATATCAAGTGGCTGGGACAGGATGTGGAAAAAGGCAAAAAGCCAGAGGGTGCGGGTTTGGTGACACTTGCGTACCTCGATGAGCCCGCCAATCCAGCCGCTGGCAAGCTCCTTTATGAGCAAAAGTGCGTCGTTTGTCATATGGAAAACGGTGCCGGGCTGGCCAATGGCGATGGCACAGAATACGTTTACCCTCCACTTTGGGGTGCTCACAGTTACAATCAGGGAGCAGGCCTTTATCGGCTTTCAAAATTTGCTGGCTATATAAAAGCTAATATGCCTTTTGGAGCTACCTACGATAGCCCACAACTCTCTGATGAGGAAGCCTGGCACATTGCAGCCTATGTGAACAGCCTGCCCCGCCCTTCCAAAGATCTCAGCAAAGACTGGCCCGACATATCTAAAAAGCCCATCGACCACCCCTTTGGGCCATACACCGACGGCTTTGAAGAGGAGCAGCATAAGTATGGTCCATTTAAACCTATTGAAGAAAAAAGGCGAGGTCAGGCGGTCTCAAACTAG